The window gcattgcctgctcttccaaaggtcccgagttcaattcccagcaaccacatggtggctcacaaccatctgtaatgaggtctggtgccctcttctgggctgcaggcatacacacaggtagAATACTGTgtacgtaataaataaaaaaacaaacacgaAGAACAGACAGATGAGAGTTGGGCAACAAGAGGTTCTATATAGCATACCTGAGGCTAATATATACCTCTTATAATGACCACACCCCCACCAACCATCTACCAatccacaacagaaaaaaatccctcagAAAACGAGGAAGGCTCTAAGGTAGAAGTCCCATTAGCTCACAACAGAAATCAGCACACAAGCACTATAGGAGTTGGCAACAGGGCTGAAGGGTTCTACTGTGGGATGGCCAGATGGCCAGCAGAGGGAAGACTAAGCTGTGAGCCCAGTCTTCAGCAGGAATCAGCAGGCTGGGTTAGTGCTAGCAGTGTACAGCCAGAAGCAAAAGCGTCCCAAGAGGCAGTTTGCAATTTGCCGAGTGCCTGGACCAGTGAAGGGTCTTCTAGCTAAAGTAACAGGAGACCTACTCTAAAATGAGTACATGAAGGGAAGCTGCTGTGAGCAAAGGAATGAGGATGCTACAACAGCCAAGGACAGGGGCTCATACccgtaatcccagctcttggagaTTGAGGCAGGACAGCCATTGAGTGGGTGAGCCCAAGCTACACAGTGATTCCCAAGCAAGCCTGGGTTACAGAAACCATCTCAAGAAAAGACTATAGGAAAATTAATAGCCTCAGGAGATTAGCATAACTCTGAAAATCAAGGACATGGTAAGGACAGAGGTACCCTGACCAGGCACGTTTGGAGATGACAGGTGGCTGAGGTGAAGAGAGGTGCACGGGCTGTCATTCACACGGCAGCAGACAGTAAGCAGTGCTACAGTAAGGGTAACTAGGAACGAAGGGAAGCAGCTCACAAGGCACCATGGGATTTGTCCTGAGCCGTGCTTAAGAGGCCCTGGGCCACAACCTTAAGTACTGGATCACTACTGAGTGTAAGCAGGTAATGACTGCTGTTAGTTAAGGAGGCACAGCACAGGGTGAGGTACCCAGTTCCCAGAGAGGTGCTGTGAACAAGTCACACGGTGCAGATTCCAGCCAAATCCCAGTTCCTTCCCATTCTACCCACAGGTGACCAAGGCCTCCACCGAGAAAGAGGGCTTCACCAAGAGCTTCTCTAACACAGAGCCACTCGGACACCAGTGTTGTCATTACCCACCAGGGGTTTAATTCTTCTACGTCAGTTCAGAAAGGGGCCATGCCCTGTCCCCATCCAAAAGAAAAGGCTTGCAGGGCAGCCTGGGAATGTCCAAACCCAGATAAGCCAAGGGGGTAGTCCCTGAGCAAGTAGAGAAGCGAGTCCTAGGCTCaggctgcctcctcttcctcctcctcatcactCTCCTCCTCACTCTCATGATACTGTCTGTGATTGGTGTTGACAAAGAGGTCAGAATCATCTTCAGAACTGCACTCTTCTCCTGACAGCTGTGGCTCAGCGGGGAGTTCTGGCTGACTCTGTCTGTGTGAGCAAAAGACACAGTAAGCAACATCTGGGAAAACCAGACCTATGACCCAGAGTTTCTGAAAATCAGGACCAGCATCTCAAACTGTCAGGAACCGATACGGTTCGAAAAATCTAAGAGCCCAAAACGCtgatgtggtagcacatgcctgggATGTAGGAAGTTGAGGACGATGAGTCTGAGAGCTACATAATAAACAAGGAAACAGGAGGAGCTTCTAGAAGAAAAGCGAACAGGGAAACCCACTAAGGATTACCTCCTACTCACCCCATCACTGGTTTCAGTAAGGAAGCAAAAACTAACTCTGCTAGCATCAGAGACGCAGGGAGCCCCCATTTCCAACAGCTGACGTGCTAAGTCAGCGGTCCACAACTTCCCAGTGCTCTGACCCTTTCACACAGTTCCGCATGCTGTGACGATCCAAATCACAaaattacttcataactgtaatgttccTTTTATGGGTcataatgtaaatttttttttttttttttttttttttttggtttttcgagacagggtttctctgtggttttggagcctgtcctggaactagctctgtagaccaggctggtctcgaactcacagagatccgcctgcctctgcctcccgagtgctgggattaaaggcgtgcgccaccaccgcccggctcaatgtaaatgttttatatgcaggatatctgttaTGTGACTCCCAAAGGGGCTGAAACCTCCCGGTGCGAACTGATACACTCAGCATTGCCTTCCTTACTCTACATAATCCTCTTAGATcaactcgttttttttttttaagaaaaggttttatgtagctcaggctggcttttgGACCTGTTacatgtagaccatgctggttcAAACTCCTGCTTCCACCTTATGATTgccagaattacaggcatgtactagcATACCCAGTTAGGAATCTGTCTGAAGATATTAAACAACGCACCTGAGGACACTTGCCTAGTAAGTCAACCTGTAACGTGGAGCATGAGACTGTCAAGCCACACTCACAGCTACCCACTATGTATGCTCAAGTACTCAACAGGAGAAAAGCAGgaccatctttctccttcaggcaCCAAGGTGTGAACTTGCACTTTTTGTCTTCCCTGGGCTGGGGCTTGCTCCTCACCTGttcatattgctttgtttctcAGCTACCTCAGAGAAGGCTTCAGGCCTGTGAGAAGAGAAGAGTCAGGTCAGAACACAAAGAGAGACTCTCAGCAAACAAACATCTGTTTCCAAATGTCCCTCTTGGGAAGGCATAACCTCACCCCGTCCCTGCCCCATTCCTTAGCAAGGAGGCCACTGTCCCCAGAACCCAAGATTACCCTACCAGTGCCCCTCCTTCTGCAGAGAGCGCACGTGCTTCTTGCAGAGCACAAAAGAAATCTCAGCCTTCACTTTTTCTCCCTCTTCAATAGGGTCAACTATGAGGAAGTCCCCTGTAGGCGACAAAGACAAAGCCATTCCTGCATGAGGGAGAAAATCAGAAGCCAAGCATGGCCCTGTACTGTGGGGGGTGCTTCTAACCTCTCTCGATTGATTAGAAAATCAAGAGCCGAGGCTTGGCCCTGTACTGCAGAGGGATATGGCTTCTAACCTCTCTTGATCCAGATGTTCTTGCGGTATTTGGAGGGCATGCTCACCAGGAAGCGCTGCCCTTCAGCTGTCTCTACCTCATGCAGATTGTTCCCAGGAGTCCTGAGGACCTGCTCCAGGAAAGACCAAGACTTAGGCGTGTCATCAGTTAGAGCAAGCACACACTGCCCTGCACCGAGCCCTCCCACACACAGCTCCAGCCCACTCACCTTTACTATCTGCTGCTGGTCCGAGGGAACCACGTGCTCCCCCAGCACCTCCCGCACCACATGCTTTCTCTTGGTGGCCTGAGACATGCTGGGCTCTGTCCAGGGCAGCTAGGGGGCCGAGATGGTCAGCTCTTCTTCCTGAGTTATTCTGATGGCACACTTAGAAGCCAGGACTGCTTTCAAGAGAAGCAGCCTTATACGAGAAAGCACCTCCTTCGCCTGTTAAAAACATGAGCTTTAAACAGTACTGGACaacctgctcttgcagagaatccacATGCGGTTCCCAGCAATCACACAGGCTTACAACTGCCccgactccagctccagaggatccaacgcTCTCTTTtggagacatacatgcaggtaaaaacactgatacacatttttaaaaaaaagtcaaaaaaacaaaacacaagcttTAGCCAGATGCTGGTGTACACTGTTATTACTAGCACTtggtaggtagaggcaggcagacaactgttgagttcgaggtcagcctggtctacatatggagATCGTGTCTCAAAAAGAGCAAACATGACCCAGCATCCACAACAGCTGATTCACAACCCATTCTAACTCTAATTCtaggggaatccaatgcccttttctggcctccaagggcacttggagtagccacacacacacagcaaatctTAACAAAACCACGAAACACGTTTTATAGTCTCagttgggaggtgggggtggctcaggcctttaaccTCAGTCCAgtcttgttgttttgagacatggtttctctgtgaaacactcccggctgtcttttttttttttttttttttttttggtttttcgagacagggtttctctgtggttttggatcctgtcctggaactagctcttgtagaccaggctggtctcgaactcccagagatccgcctgcctctgcctcccaagtgctgggattaaaggcgtgcgccactaccgcccggctcaaaCTTTTAATCTCAAAACTCTAATCCCAACCCATGGAGGcggaggcaagcggatctctaaCACTCCGCGGAACAGACGGACGCGGCGACCATCGCAGCACTCACCCGCTCGGCGTTACACAAGCTCGCTCGGTTTTCCAGGGTGACGCTGGAAGCAGCTAGTCCACGGCTCACTTCAAGCCTCGCTCGACGGAAGCAGAGGGACGCGACTTGCAGGTGGTCACGACGGGGCGCCGGTCTGGACTCCGGGCCTCAGACTTTGGATGTTCCTTAGCTTCCGTCAGGAGGCTGGAGGTAGCCCGGACTCCGAGGAACCCGCGAGAATTGCACTTCCGGGGGCTTTCAGCAGCCCTCCGGATGCCTCGCCCCTTCGCTGTCCGTTCCTTTAACTCGTCCCTCGAGCTAGTCAGGCAAACCTAAGTCTTTGTGTTCCAGTTGCCGGGCAGGAAACAGATGGTAGTAGTCTCCTAGGCCTCACCAGGTGGGAAGAGCGGCCGGAGAAACAAGACCGCAGAAAGCAGCGCGGCTTCCTGTGAGGGACCGGAAAACAGCGACTCCTGTGGGCACCGCGCTTAGCGGTTGCGCCTCAACTCTATGGTGGTGGGTGGCTAGACGCGCccaatttgggtttttttggaagGCGGCTCATAAGACGACCCGGAAGCGGAAGTCGAAGAACGTTCTAGTAGCTTGAGGTATCGGCGGGAGCGGCCGAGAAGCGCGAGCAGCCGTTACCAGAGCCGGAGCCGCCGGTGAGCGTGAGCGGCGAGGCAGGGCTCCGGGCTCCGAGCGGAGGGGGCGCGCCGCGGCGGGAGGGCGAGGGGCACTCATGGCCGTGGCGCGCCGTTGCAGCGGAGCCGCCCGGCCCTGCGGGAGAGGCGGTGCGCGGGGCGGTGGCGCGTGGAGGAGGCGGGGCGGCGCGCTCGGGGCGGGGCCTGCGGCCCGGCGGAGCGGTGCGCGGCGCTAGCTGGCCTCTGGAGGGCGGCGCGGTCCGCGAGACCCCGCGTTTGCAATTCCTACCACGTGGTCGCGGTCGCAGCGGGGTCGGCGTCTGCCTAGCCAAGGTCACCGAGAGGGACAGCGTCGGGGCAGGCCCTGGCCGCTGTGTCTTTACGGTGCCCTGCGTGCGCCACCTGTTAGTGCAAGCTGGTCCTCTCCACCGGGTCAGTACCCAAACCGAAAGGTGGAGATTCCGCAATAGCGGGGGAAGGACTTCCCTGGCCCTCTGTTCGCTCAGGTGTGAAATAAGGGGAATCGAGGAAGCAGCCACAATAGCTGACCTAGGAGATTGCCCTTGGGAGTTGTGGACTTCAGCCCTAAcctacttttttttgttgtttttttttttttgttgttgttgttttttgggatTCCCAGGTTAAACCTGATCAAGATGACAACTTCCCAAAAGCACCGAGACTTCGTGGCAGAGCCCATGGGGGAAAAGCCAGTGGGGAGCCTGGCCGGGATTGGTGAAGTCCTGGGCAAGAAGCTGGAGGAAAGGGGCTTTGATAAGGTGTGGCATGGCCACTAACGCCAGG of the Chionomys nivalis chromosome 8, mChiNiv1.1, whole genome shotgun sequence genome contains:
- the Eif1ad gene encoding probable RNA-binding protein EIF1AD gives rise to the protein MSQATKRKHVVREVLGEHVVPSDQQQIVKVLRTPGNNLHEVETAEGQRFLVSMPSKYRKNIWIKRGDFLIVDPIEEGEKVKAEISFVLCKKHVRSLQKEGHWPEAFSEVAEKQSNMNRQSQPELPAEPQLSGEECSSEDDSDLFVNTNHRQYHESEEESDEEEEEEAA